From the genome of Rathayibacter sp. VKM Ac-2759, one region includes:
- a CDS encoding glycoside hydrolase family 3 C-terminal domain-containing protein, whose product MTIDISTLTLEQKASLLSGRDFWTTKAIEEAGIPSIMLTDGPHGIRKQDGDADHLGINDALPSTCFPPAVAVGSSWDPEVAAQLGAAVGREALAAGVSVVLGPGVNIKRSPLCGRNFEYYSEDPLLSGVLGAAHVRGLQEVGPGASVKHFAANNQEHERMRISADVDERTLREIYLPAFERVVKESAPATVMAAYNKVNGVYASHDPWLLTEVLREDWGFEGAVVSDWGAVSDRVAGVAAGMDLEMPGSGGGTDRQIVDAVRSGRLSEEAVDAAVRRVLALTELPHEATGAVDVDAHHALARTLAADSVVLLKNDGVLPLTAPRIAVIGVFAVEPRFQGGGSSHLTPTRVDVPLDAVRDLAVARGSVVEHSLGFVLGEDPEAAERRDRAVRTAAGADVAIVFAGLGDSEESEGFDRSTLALPAAQVEVIRAVAATAARTVVVLSNGGVVSLEGWHDDVDAIVEGWLLGQAGGSAIADILFGVVTPSGRLAETIPLRLQDTPSWHNFPGEQGHVRYGEGVMVGYRHHETAQVAVRYPFGHGLSYTTFRTAELVVEQTGDDSVRVAVSVENTGAVAGKHVVQVYVATDAGPVRRPARELRAFAKVALEPGESRTVEFDLDRRAFAYWDIELSQWVVSAGSYAVQIGENASEIVAAESVVLRGDVLLRPLTLDSTVGDWFAHPSVGPALMQGLAAAMTPEQSAQAEESGDALRMVESMPMQQFLAFTGGALPMEWLEQLMASSAGDEVAA is encoded by the coding sequence ATGACGATCGACATCAGCACCCTCACCCTCGAGCAGAAGGCGTCCCTGCTCTCGGGGCGCGACTTCTGGACGACGAAGGCGATCGAGGAGGCCGGCATCCCCTCGATCATGCTCACCGACGGGCCGCACGGCATCCGCAAGCAGGACGGCGACGCCGATCACCTCGGCATCAACGACGCCCTCCCCTCGACCTGCTTCCCGCCCGCCGTGGCGGTCGGATCGAGCTGGGATCCGGAGGTCGCCGCCCAGCTGGGCGCGGCCGTCGGACGCGAGGCTCTCGCCGCCGGCGTCTCGGTCGTCCTCGGCCCGGGAGTGAACATCAAGCGCTCGCCGCTGTGCGGCCGCAATTTCGAGTACTACTCCGAGGATCCGCTGCTCTCGGGAGTGCTCGGCGCGGCGCACGTGCGCGGGCTGCAGGAGGTGGGCCCCGGCGCCTCCGTGAAGCACTTCGCCGCGAACAACCAGGAGCACGAGCGGATGCGCATCAGCGCCGACGTCGACGAGCGCACCCTGCGCGAGATCTACCTCCCCGCCTTCGAGCGGGTCGTGAAGGAGTCGGCGCCCGCGACGGTGATGGCCGCCTACAACAAGGTCAACGGGGTCTACGCCTCGCACGACCCGTGGCTGCTCACCGAGGTGCTGCGCGAGGACTGGGGATTCGAGGGCGCGGTCGTGTCCGACTGGGGTGCGGTCAGCGACCGCGTCGCCGGAGTCGCCGCGGGGATGGATCTCGAGATGCCCGGCAGCGGAGGCGGCACCGACCGGCAGATCGTCGACGCGGTCCGCTCGGGCCGGCTCTCCGAGGAAGCGGTCGACGCCGCGGTGCGCCGCGTCCTCGCGCTCACCGAGCTGCCGCACGAGGCGACGGGCGCGGTCGACGTCGACGCCCACCACGCCCTCGCCCGCACGCTCGCGGCCGACTCCGTGGTGCTGCTCAAGAACGACGGCGTCCTGCCGCTCACCGCCCCGCGCATCGCCGTGATCGGCGTGTTCGCCGTCGAGCCGCGCTTCCAGGGCGGCGGCAGCTCGCACCTCACCCCCACGCGTGTCGACGTCCCCCTCGACGCCGTCCGCGATCTCGCCGTGGCGCGCGGGTCGGTGGTCGAGCACTCGCTAGGCTTCGTGCTCGGCGAGGACCCGGAGGCGGCCGAGCGCCGCGATCGAGCCGTCCGGACCGCGGCCGGGGCCGACGTCGCGATCGTCTTCGCCGGACTCGGCGACAGTGAGGAGTCGGAGGGCTTCGACCGCAGCACGCTCGCTCTGCCGGCCGCGCAGGTCGAGGTGATCCGGGCGGTCGCGGCCACCGCCGCGCGCACGGTGGTCGTGCTCTCGAACGGCGGAGTCGTCTCGCTCGAGGGCTGGCACGACGACGTCGACGCGATCGTCGAGGGGTGGCTGCTCGGCCAGGCCGGAGGCTCGGCGATCGCCGACATCCTCTTCGGGGTGGTCACCCCGTCGGGGCGTCTCGCCGAGACGATCCCGCTCCGGCTCCAGGACACCCCGAGCTGGCACAACTTCCCGGGGGAGCAGGGCCACGTCCGCTACGGCGAGGGTGTGATGGTCGGCTACCGCCACCACGAGACCGCCCAGGTCGCCGTGCGCTACCCCTTCGGGCACGGCCTCAGCTACACGACCTTCCGCACCGCGGAGCTGGTCGTCGAGCAGACGGGGGACGACTCGGTCCGGGTCGCCGTCTCGGTCGAGAACACCGGAGCTGTCGCCGGCAAGCACGTCGTGCAGGTCTACGTCGCGACGGACGCGGGGCCGGTGCGCCGCCCCGCGCGGGAGCTGCGCGCCTTCGCCAAGGTCGCCCTCGAGCCCGGCGAATCGCGCACCGTCGAGTTCGATCTCGACCGCCGTGCCTTCGCCTACTGGGACATCGAGCTCTCGCAGTGGGTCGTCTCGGCCGGGAGCTACGCGGTGCAGATCGGCGAGAACGCCTCCGAGATCGTCGCCGCCGAGTCGGTCGTGCTGAGAGGTGACGTCCTCCTCCGCCCGCTCACGCTCGACTCGACGGTGGGCGACTGGTTCGCCCACCCCTCCGTCGGCCCCGCCCTGATGCAGGGCCTGGCCGCCGCGATGACCCCGGAGCAGTCGGCCCAGGCCGAGGAGAGCGGTGACGCGCTGCGGATGGTCGAGTCGATGCCGATGCAGCAGTTCCTGGCCTTCACGGGTGGCGCCCTGCCGATGGAGTGGCTGGAGCAGCTGATGGCGTCGAGCGCGGGCGACGAGGTGGCTGCGTGA
- a CDS encoding AarF/UbiB family protein: MAPVRPGPEGPGRRRARSDQRRYRRILRFASWHLAVTWFFDLLLPRIGLSSIALRTRPARMRRFARSFHVLAVELGGLMIKVGQFMSSRLDVLPPEITRELEGLQDEVPPVPFPRIRALAESQLGMPLDRAYAGVDESPVAAASLGQAHRARLNPMDAADTGFGSAIVKVQRPGIDEIVDVDLAALRRVGGWLTHVRLVSDRVDAPALVEEFAVTSLEEIDYLQEAANSVRFAADFAGDARVGVPDVVWERSTRKVLTLQDVTAIKITDADALRAAGIDPAEVAPVFAAVMFDQLFTNGYFHADPHPGNVFVTPTPGAELPWQLTFIDFGMMGEVPPTTRAGLRAMLIAAASRDGKGLVDAARKVGVLLPSADSRELERAMTQLFARFGGMGFAELREVDPREFRDFAVQFGDVVRSLPFQLPENFLLIVRAMSLTSGVASALDPAFNLWDSVEPYAQQLIREERGNVAQDVGRQALDTLGLVWRLPRRLDELATTLENGTLAVTVPTVERRLTVLEGTVRRVVSAVLFAGLLIAGAIVRPDDGAFGTVLLVASVLPLLHALFAGRRG, from the coding sequence GTGGCGCCGGTACGCCCGGGCCCCGAGGGCCCGGGCCGCCGCCGCGCGCGCAGTGATCAGCGGCGCTACCGCCGGATCCTGCGCTTCGCCTCCTGGCACCTCGCGGTGACCTGGTTCTTCGATCTGCTGCTGCCCCGCATCGGTCTGTCGTCGATCGCCCTGCGCACGCGTCCGGCTCGGATGCGCCGCTTCGCGCGCAGCTTCCACGTGCTCGCCGTCGAGCTCGGCGGACTGATGATCAAGGTGGGGCAGTTCATGTCGTCGCGCCTCGACGTGCTGCCGCCCGAGATCACCCGCGAGCTCGAGGGCCTGCAGGACGAGGTGCCGCCCGTGCCCTTCCCGCGGATCCGCGCACTCGCCGAGTCGCAGCTCGGGATGCCCCTCGATCGCGCGTACGCGGGAGTCGACGAGTCCCCCGTCGCCGCGGCCTCGCTCGGGCAGGCCCACCGCGCCCGACTGAACCCGATGGACGCCGCCGACACCGGGTTCGGGTCCGCGATCGTCAAGGTGCAGCGACCCGGTATCGACGAGATCGTCGACGTCGACCTCGCGGCGCTGCGCCGCGTCGGCGGCTGGCTGACCCACGTCCGGCTCGTCTCCGATCGGGTCGACGCTCCCGCGCTCGTCGAGGAGTTCGCGGTCACGAGCCTCGAGGAGATCGACTACCTGCAGGAGGCGGCCAACTCGGTCCGCTTCGCCGCCGACTTCGCGGGAGACGCCCGCGTCGGCGTCCCCGACGTCGTCTGGGAGCGCTCGACCCGCAAGGTGCTGACCCTGCAGGACGTCACCGCCATCAAGATCACCGACGCCGACGCCCTCCGCGCCGCCGGGATCGACCCGGCGGAGGTCGCTCCGGTGTTCGCGGCGGTCATGTTCGACCAGCTGTTCACGAACGGCTACTTCCACGCCGATCCGCACCCCGGCAACGTCTTCGTCACCCCGACCCCGGGCGCCGAGCTGCCGTGGCAGCTGACCTTCATCGACTTCGGGATGATGGGCGAGGTGCCGCCGACGACCCGGGCGGGCCTGCGCGCGATGCTCATCGCGGCCGCCTCCCGCGACGGCAAGGGACTCGTCGACGCGGCGCGGAAGGTCGGCGTGCTGCTCCCCTCCGCCGACTCCCGCGAGCTCGAGCGGGCGATGACCCAGCTGTTCGCCCGCTTCGGCGGCATGGGGTTCGCGGAGCTGCGCGAGGTCGATCCGCGCGAGTTCCGCGACTTCGCGGTCCAGTTCGGCGACGTCGTGCGCTCCCTGCCGTTCCAGCTGCCCGAGAACTTCCTGCTCATCGTCCGCGCCATGTCGCTGACGTCCGGCGTCGCCAGCGCCCTCGACCCGGCCTTCAACCTGTGGGACTCGGTCGAGCCGTACGCGCAGCAGCTGATCCGCGAGGAGCGCGGCAACGTCGCGCAGGACGTCGGCCGGCAGGCGCTCGACACCCTCGGCCTCGTCTGGCGGCTCCCCCGCCGGCTCGACGAGCTGGCCACGACGCTCGAGAACGGCACCCTCGCGGTGACCGTCCCGACGGTCGAGCGCCGCCTGACGGTGCTCGAGGGCACGGTGCGCCGCGTCGTCTCGGCGGTGCTGTTCGCCGGACTGCTGATCGCGGGGGCGATCGTGCGCCCCGACGACGGGGCGTTCGGGACGGTGCTCCTCGTCGCGTCGGTGCTGCCGCTGCTGCACGCGCTGTTCGCAGGCCGGCGGGGCTGA
- a CDS encoding PadR family transcriptional regulator: MNSSSSTGAFGSGNPIEGIWQAMEQVRSSFEKRSGTRVGRGDVRAAVLALLAEQPMHGYQIIHEIEERSSGSWKPSPGSVYPTLQLLADEGLIAADESNGRKTYSLTEAGRAQVAASGSSAPFAGEPEPVDFGALPKAGVELAQAAAQVGRSGTPDQIRKAITELEDSRRRLYAILAQD, translated from the coding sequence ATGAACAGTTCGTCATCGACCGGTGCTTTCGGCTCCGGCAACCCCATCGAGGGCATCTGGCAGGCCATGGAGCAGGTCCGCTCCAGCTTCGAGAAGCGCTCCGGCACCCGCGTCGGCCGCGGCGACGTCCGCGCGGCGGTGCTCGCGCTCCTCGCCGAGCAGCCCATGCACGGCTACCAGATCATCCACGAGATCGAGGAGCGCAGCTCCGGCAGCTGGAAGCCGAGCCCCGGCTCCGTCTACCCGACCCTGCAGCTGCTCGCCGACGAGGGCCTGATCGCCGCCGACGAGTCGAACGGCCGCAAGACCTACTCGCTCACCGAGGCGGGTCGCGCGCAGGTCGCCGCCTCCGGCAGCTCCGCCCCCTTCGCGGGCGAGCCAGAGCCCGTCGACTTCGGCGCCCTGCCGAAGGCCGGCGTCGAGCTCGCGCAGGCCGCCGCGCAGGTCGGCCGATCGGGCACTCCGGACCAGATCCGCAAGGCCATCACGGAACTCGAGGACTCGCGCCGCAGGCTGTACGCGATCCTCGCGCAGGACTGA
- a CDS encoding VOC family protein, translating to MPVTGPDFISLQARDLPASQAFYEQYLGLVRSPAGPPHAVVFETAPIAFALRDLAPGTDLSAVAQPGIGAAIWLHATDVQAIHDALVADGHRIVAAPIDGPFGRTFTFADPDGYHVTLHDRA from the coding sequence ATGCCCGTCACCGGACCCGACTTCATCTCCCTCCAGGCCCGCGACCTGCCCGCGTCGCAGGCGTTCTACGAGCAGTACCTCGGCCTCGTGCGCTCGCCCGCCGGCCCGCCGCACGCCGTCGTCTTCGAGACCGCCCCGATCGCGTTCGCCCTCCGCGACCTCGCTCCCGGCACCGACCTGAGCGCCGTCGCCCAGCCCGGCATCGGCGCCGCGATCTGGCTGCACGCCACCGACGTCCAGGCGATCCACGACGCGCTCGTCGCCGACGGACACCGGATCGTCGCGGCTCCGATCGACGGCCCGTTCGGCCGCACCTTCACCTTCGCCGACCCGGACGGCTACCACGTCACCCTCCACGACCGGGCCTGA
- a CDS encoding NAD(P)-dependent oxidoreductase, producing the protein MSTRRRVVLTGATGNWGRAVLEAFRERSETFDVVALVLPSPGDLAVIRRFEDMENLDVVFGDLTDYAAVERCVRGADVVLHIGAVVSPFADDHPELAHRVNVGSIRNIVRAVKAQPDPGAIAVVGIGTVAETGDRTPPHHWGRVGDPLRVSRFDEYGQSKVVAEKELVDSGLPRWTWLRQTGILHPGMLEIRDPIMTHSTLGGVMEWVTVEDAARLMVNVSEAGVPDELWGGVFDIGGGEQWRLTNWQLQSRIAGALGVGDPRAWYERSWFATRNFHGQWYSDSDRLHDLVPFRQDTLDEALARAVAQNPRLALAGRTPPWIVKNLVMKPLTLKHRGTMGYLRDGNEEAVAAYFGSRAEWDAIGDWSTFWPPRPSRTPVLLDHGYDESVPAAQWDERLLAGAAEFRGGELLSPSVEPGDIATPLRWRCASGHDFTGSARLVLTAGHWCPVCVRDVAGYAEQAERNRFLAQLEPGDEETPVGAGGTEAALAG; encoded by the coding sequence GTGAGCACGCGCCGCCGCGTCGTCCTGACCGGCGCGACGGGCAACTGGGGCCGCGCGGTGCTCGAGGCGTTCCGCGAGCGGTCGGAGACGTTCGACGTCGTGGCGCTCGTCCTGCCCTCTCCGGGCGACCTCGCCGTCATCCGCCGGTTCGAGGACATGGAGAACCTCGACGTCGTGTTCGGCGATCTGACGGACTACGCCGCGGTCGAGCGCTGCGTCCGCGGAGCCGACGTGGTCCTCCACATCGGTGCCGTGGTCTCGCCCTTCGCCGACGACCACCCGGAGCTCGCTCACCGCGTCAACGTCGGCAGCATCCGGAACATCGTCCGTGCGGTGAAGGCGCAGCCGGACCCTGGAGCGATCGCCGTCGTCGGGATCGGGACGGTCGCCGAGACGGGCGACCGCACGCCTCCGCACCACTGGGGCAGGGTCGGCGACCCGCTGCGCGTCTCCCGGTTCGACGAGTACGGGCAGAGCAAGGTCGTCGCCGAGAAGGAGCTGGTCGACTCCGGACTTCCCCGCTGGACCTGGCTCCGCCAGACCGGCATCCTCCATCCCGGCATGCTCGAGATCCGCGACCCGATCATGACCCACTCCACGCTCGGCGGCGTCATGGAGTGGGTGACGGTCGAGGACGCCGCCCGCCTCATGGTGAACGTGTCCGAGGCCGGCGTCCCCGATGAGCTGTGGGGCGGGGTCTTCGACATCGGAGGCGGCGAGCAGTGGCGACTGACCAACTGGCAGCTGCAGTCGCGCATCGCGGGCGCCCTCGGGGTCGGCGACCCCCGGGCCTGGTACGAGCGCTCCTGGTTCGCGACCCGCAACTTCCACGGGCAGTGGTACAGCGACTCCGATCGGCTGCACGACCTGGTGCCGTTCCGTCAGGACACCCTCGATGAGGCGCTGGCGAGGGCCGTCGCGCAGAACCCCCGGCTCGCCCTCGCGGGCCGGACCCCGCCGTGGATCGTCAAGAACCTCGTGATGAAGCCGCTCACTCTGAAGCACCGCGGCACCATGGGCTACCTGCGCGACGGGAACGAGGAGGCGGTCGCCGCCTACTTCGGGTCGCGGGCCGAGTGGGACGCGATCGGCGACTGGAGCACGTTCTGGCCTCCGCGACCGAGCCGCACGCCGGTCCTGCTCGACCACGGCTACGACGAGAGCGTGCCCGCTGCGCAGTGGGACGAGCGCCTCCTCGCGGGCGCGGCCGAGTTCAGGGGCGGGGAGCTGCTCTCGCCCTCGGTCGAGCCCGGCGACATCGCGACTCCGCTGCGCTGGCGGTGCGCCTCCGGTCACGACTTCACCGGGAGCGCACGACTCGTCCTCACCGCCGGTCACTGGTGTCCGGTGTGCGTCCGCGATGTCGCGGGGTACGCCGAGCAGGCGGAGCGCAACCGGTTCCTGGCGCAGCTCGAGCCCGGCGACGAGGAGACCCCCGTCGGCGCAGGCGGCACGGAGGCGGCTCTCGCCGGCTGA
- a CDS encoding MarR family transcriptional regulator, whose product MSQDGIDLPTSLGYLLKEASSSLRAAMEAVLRPLGMTVTHYSCLELLAQRPGLSNSELARGAFVTRQSMNVLLQSLEREGDVIRPAEARVGKILPTELTPRGRQRLEAATVAVRGVELRMLAGMTAEEQAVAAGLLRGMIRSLRDDA is encoded by the coding sequence ATGAGTCAAGACGGGATCGACCTCCCCACCTCGCTGGGCTACCTGCTGAAGGAGGCGTCGAGCTCGCTCCGCGCGGCCATGGAGGCGGTGCTGCGCCCCCTGGGGATGACCGTGACGCACTACTCCTGCCTCGAACTGCTCGCCCAGCGGCCGGGGCTGTCCAACTCCGAGCTCGCGCGGGGTGCGTTCGTGACGCGGCAGTCGATGAACGTGCTGCTGCAGTCGCTCGAGCGCGAGGGCGACGTGATCCGTCCTGCCGAGGCGCGCGTCGGCAAGATCCTGCCGACCGAGCTCACCCCGCGCGGTCGGCAGCGCCTCGAGGCGGCGACCGTCGCGGTCCGGGGCGTCGAGCTCCGGATGCTGGCCGGCATGACCGCGGAGGAGCAGGCCGTCGCCGCCGGGCTGCTGCGCGGCATGATCCGCTCTCTGCGCGACGACGCGTAG
- a CDS encoding DUF1206 domain-containing protein, whose amino-acid sequence MPTDLTPSRLPGSRIRRFRRLARLGFAVNGLLHLVIGAIAIRLAFGDTSAVEADPSGAIARLTGAPLGSVAIWAAFSAVLALGLWQLTIGGASDSPRRAARWGRRLVEAGKGLASLALAGTVLVFALGGSTSSSTTIRTINQQLVATTAGLVVLALTGAIVLGSGIGFIAIGVRRGFRRLVRLPPGRRGRLVSTLGVSGYVAKGVAVGLAGGIFLVAAATGDADRASGLDGALRFLAVPPYGTAALVVVGLGVIQYGAFLMARTTLARL is encoded by the coding sequence GTGCCGACGGACCTCACGCCGAGCCGCCTCCCGGGCTCCCGGATCCGGCGGTTCCGACGGCTCGCCCGGCTCGGCTTCGCGGTGAACGGGCTGCTGCACCTCGTCATCGGCGCGATCGCGATCCGGCTGGCCTTCGGTGACACCTCGGCGGTGGAGGCCGATCCGTCCGGCGCCATCGCCCGCCTCACGGGCGCCCCGCTCGGCAGCGTCGCGATCTGGGCCGCGTTCAGCGCTGTGCTCGCCCTGGGCCTCTGGCAGCTGACCATCGGCGGCGCCTCCGACAGCCCGCGCCGCGCGGCGCGCTGGGGCCGCCGCCTGGTCGAGGCGGGGAAGGGGCTGGCGTCGCTCGCCCTGGCCGGCACGGTCCTCGTCTTCGCGCTCGGCGGCTCGACCAGCTCGTCCACGACGATCCGGACGATCAACCAGCAGCTGGTCGCCACCACGGCCGGCCTCGTGGTCCTCGCCCTGACCGGGGCGATCGTGCTCGGCAGCGGCATCGGCTTCATCGCGATCGGCGTCCGCCGCGGCTTCCGCAGGCTGGTCCGGCTGCCCCCGGGCCGGCGCGGTCGCCTCGTGTCGACTCTCGGCGTCTCCGGCTACGTGGCGAAGGGGGTCGCGGTCGGCCTCGCCGGCGGCATCTTCCTCGTGGCGGCGGCGACCGGCGACGCCGACCGGGCATCGGGGCTCGACGGCGCCCTCCGCTTCCTCGCGGTCCCGCCGTACGGCACCGCCGCGCTGGTCGTCGTCGGCCTCGGAGTCATCCAGTACGGCGCGTTCCTGATGGCGCGGACGACGCTCGCGCGACTGTGA
- a CDS encoding alpha-L-rhamnosidase, translating to MRTAFITPRAATGGTGDPASYLRREFAVTERPVRATLRSTAVGLIEPHLNGGVVGDEVLAPGWTSYRHRLVVSSHDVTDRIVIGSNAVGAVLGEGWALGRLGWEEKRHHYSDRPAAWLELVLEYGDGSTEVIGSDTSFRAATGGVRANSIYDGEDFDARLEPSGWDRAGFDDVEWGGVEPFDWPVESLVDPLAPPIRRIEELAPVEILTTPAGRTVVDFGQNVSGWVRLTASGPAGTTITLRHSEAMIHGEADFETIRTAAATDRYMLRGEGAETWEPRFTFHGFRYVEVDGWPGELDASALRAIVVHSDMTRTGWLETSNPLLNQLHSNAVWSMRDNFVGVPTDCPQRDERLGWTGDINAFAPTAAFLYDVRGVLGSWLRDLAVEQEEKGFVPWVVPDVLSTPSSPTALWSDVAVSLPWALYREYGDERILADAYGSMTAFIRQVAGLLDENGLWSTGFQYGDWLDPDAPIDNPAGGKTDRHLVAAAYLCRTTREMTDTARILGRADDAAEFGALADRVRRAFLDEYVSPNGRLVGETATAYALAITFDLLDEAQKMRAGDRLADIVARAGYRISTGFAGTPLVTDALSATGHLGEAYLLLLETGCPSFLYPVTMGATTIWERWDSIRPDGTINPSGMTSLNHYALGAVVDWMHRTIGGLTAVEPGYRRMRIAPLPGGGLTSAQLRHTTVHGEVGIAWSLDGGTATLDVSIPEGTSAQVVLPGVLDTAPLEVSAGEHHWSYEIEVAAASSSFDLDSTLGAVAADPAAWRRFTDVFARYYPGVPLDGRAPEAAVMPIRTLLDYIPGVSDEFRSDLGHALTPASTGASA from the coding sequence ATGCGCACTGCGTTCATCACTCCTCGCGCCGCCACCGGTGGCACCGGCGATCCCGCCTCCTATCTGAGGCGCGAGTTCGCGGTCACCGAGCGGCCCGTGCGGGCCACTCTGCGCAGCACCGCGGTCGGTCTGATCGAGCCCCACCTCAACGGAGGCGTCGTCGGCGACGAGGTCCTGGCGCCGGGCTGGACGTCGTACCGGCACCGCCTCGTCGTGAGCAGCCACGACGTGACCGACCGGATCGTCATCGGCTCCAACGCCGTCGGCGCGGTGCTCGGCGAGGGCTGGGCGCTGGGCCGGCTGGGCTGGGAGGAGAAGCGGCACCACTACTCCGACCGGCCCGCGGCCTGGCTCGAGCTCGTGCTCGAGTACGGCGACGGCAGCACCGAGGTCATCGGCAGCGACACCTCGTTCCGTGCGGCGACCGGAGGCGTGCGGGCCAACAGCATCTACGACGGCGAGGACTTCGACGCCCGGCTCGAGCCCTCCGGCTGGGACAGGGCAGGGTTCGACGACGTCGAGTGGGGAGGCGTCGAGCCCTTCGACTGGCCGGTCGAGTCGCTCGTCGACCCGCTCGCACCGCCGATCCGCCGGATCGAGGAGCTCGCCCCCGTCGAGATCCTGACGACCCCGGCGGGACGCACCGTCGTCGACTTCGGGCAGAACGTCTCGGGATGGGTGCGCCTCACCGCGAGCGGGCCCGCGGGCACGACGATCACCCTCCGCCACTCCGAGGCGATGATCCACGGCGAGGCCGACTTCGAGACCATCCGCACCGCCGCAGCGACCGACCGGTACATGCTGCGCGGCGAGGGGGCGGAGACGTGGGAGCCGCGGTTCACCTTCCACGGCTTCCGCTACGTCGAGGTCGACGGCTGGCCGGGCGAGCTGGACGCCTCGGCGCTGCGCGCGATCGTCGTGCACTCCGACATGACCCGCACGGGCTGGCTCGAGACCTCGAACCCGCTGCTGAACCAGCTGCACTCCAACGCCGTCTGGTCGATGCGCGACAACTTCGTGGGCGTCCCCACCGACTGCCCGCAGCGCGACGAGCGCCTCGGCTGGACCGGCGACATCAACGCCTTCGCCCCGACCGCCGCGTTCCTCTACGACGTGCGCGGGGTCCTCGGCTCGTGGCTGCGCGACCTCGCGGTCGAGCAGGAGGAGAAGGGGTTCGTCCCGTGGGTCGTCCCCGATGTCCTCTCCACTCCGTCCTCCCCGACGGCGCTGTGGAGCGACGTCGCCGTCAGCCTGCCCTGGGCGCTGTACCGCGAGTACGGCGACGAGAGGATCCTCGCCGACGCCTACGGCTCCATGACCGCCTTCATCCGGCAGGTCGCGGGGCTGCTCGACGAGAACGGACTGTGGAGCACGGGGTTCCAGTACGGCGACTGGCTCGACCCCGACGCGCCGATCGACAACCCGGCCGGAGGCAAGACCGATCGTCACCTCGTGGCCGCCGCCTACCTGTGCCGCACGACGCGCGAGATGACCGACACGGCCCGCATCCTCGGCCGGGCCGACGACGCCGCGGAGTTCGGCGCGCTCGCCGACCGGGTGCGCAGGGCGTTCCTCGACGAGTACGTCAGCCCGAACGGCAGGCTGGTCGGCGAGACGGCGACCGCCTACGCGCTGGCCATCACCTTCGACCTCCTCGACGAGGCGCAGAAGATGCGCGCGGGCGATCGGCTCGCCGACATCGTCGCCCGCGCCGGCTACCGCATCTCGACGGGCTTCGCCGGGACTCCGCTGGTCACCGACGCCCTGTCGGCGACCGGCCACCTCGGCGAGGCGTACCTGCTGCTCCTCGAGACCGGCTGCCCCTCGTTCCTCTATCCCGTGACCATGGGGGCGACGACCATCTGGGAGCGGTGGGACTCGATCCGCCCCGACGGCACGATCAACCCCTCGGGCATGACGTCGCTGAACCACTACGCGCTCGGTGCCGTGGTCGACTGGATGCACCGCACGATCGGCGGTCTGACCGCCGTCGAGCCCGGCTACCGGCGCATGCGGATCGCCCCGCTCCCCGGCGGCGGGCTCACCTCGGCGCAGCTGCGCCACACGACCGTTCACGGCGAGGTCGGCATCGCCTGGAGCCTCGACGGCGGTACCGCCACCCTCGACGTGAGCATCCCCGAGGGCACGTCCGCGCAGGTCGTCCTCCCGGGCGTCCTGGACACCGCCCCGCTCGAGGTCTCGGCGGGCGAGCACCACTGGAGCTACGAGATCGAGGTCGCGGCCGCGTCGAGCTCGTTCGACCTCGACTCCACGCTGGGCGCCGTCGCGGCCGACCCGGCCGCCTGGCGGCGGTTCACCGACGTCTTCGCGCGCTACTACCCGGGCGTGCCGCTCGACGGCCGCGCACCGGAGGCGGCGGTGATGCCGATCCGCACCCTCCTCGACTACATCCCCGGCGTCTCGGACGAGTTCCGCTCCGACCTCGGCCACGCCCTCACCCCGGCCTCGACAGGAGCCTCCGCATGA
- a CDS encoding Lsr2 family protein, which yields MALRSSLIDDLTGAPIADGRGGTVSFSIDDDAYEIDLTAANIGRLHLALARYVDSARLLSPGGAAPRITTVAASAGRKSPEMLAAIRHWAKRHGYEVPPSGRIPAEVQSAYDAAH from the coding sequence ATGGCCCTGCGCAGCAGCCTGATCGACGACCTGACCGGCGCGCCCATCGCCGACGGCCGGGGCGGCACCGTCAGCTTCTCGATCGACGACGACGCGTACGAGATCGACCTGACGGCGGCCAACATCGGCAGGCTGCACCTCGCGCTCGCCCGCTACGTCGACTCCGCCCGCCTGCTCTCGCCCGGAGGCGCGGCCCCGCGCATCACGACGGTCGCCGCGAGCGCGGGCCGCAAGAGCCCCGAGATGCTGGCCGCCATCCGCCACTGGGCGAAGCGGCACGGCTACGAGGTGCCGCCCTCGGGCCGCATCCCGGCCGAGGTGCAGAGCGCCTACGACGCGGCGCACTGA